Part of the Gopherus evgoodei ecotype Sinaloan lineage unplaced genomic scaffold, rGopEvg1_v1.p scaffold_167_arrow_ctg1, whole genome shotgun sequence genome is shown below.
TGTTTGTAGCTGAGCTGTGGAGTAAGGTATTGCGAGAGAAATTCTTTGGTAAATAatgtttaataattaatttttataataaaatcatGTTCTGGGCATAGTCTTGGCCAGGAAATGAGTCTCAATAATTTGCATAAACTattcattatctatctatctaacaaTTCACAATCAAATAGAAATCTATCATTATGACACAATTAGGTTGTGCGTTAGGACGAAGAATggtcctctctctctgtctatctaATTTCAGACTCTGCCTTTGTCATATATGCAGTGTACACAACCATGCACAAAAATAGTGTTCTTATACTAATAACAGGCCAACTTCTTAGATCCTTTCTCAGTTTGGATGTGACTAGATTTACACTGGATAACATATGGAATACCAGATCAGTGCATGTTTAAGCATTTTCCCATTCACACCAATATTATAACAAAATGATCCCTGACAAATAACTTGCACCAGAGTTTGTTACTACTGAAGTTAGTCCTGTGTCTTTGGTCCACGACCTTGTCAGTATTAAACTGGTGGTGTTAACGGAGCTACTTTGTATCTGTTCTGGTTTAGCTGAGATGGGAATCTCACCCTTATATCTCTGTTGCATTCATTTTCTCCTGGCTGCCTTTACCAACACTTGGATCCTTGTGTGTTTTGGCCACTGACCAAATCATGATTCCTTTGAAGTGAGTGGCTAAATTCCAGTTACTTCAATGGGATCAAAATTTGGTCTCATTATCCAGAGTCTGATTGTCTTTAGGAAACattgcaaaaccttcctcttaAATAAGCCTTTCACAACATCAAAAATAACACAACACTGAtttatgcagtggtgttgtcgccatgttggtcccaagatattagagagacaaggtgaatgagatAAGATCTTTTATtcctcaacttctgttggtgagatagaCAAGCTGTTgagcatacacagagctcttcttcagatctaggAAATGTAAAcagtgttacagctaaatacaaattggaacagattgtttagtgtaaacagttaacatatttcaagggaccattcaaggtgaattgGCCTGTTGACGACACACGGTATCATCAAACAATCACAAGccatactcaatggggaccacgtcctgaaagaaatctttccagaACTCCTTCTTCTGGTCCTCAGACAACTTTCCAACTGCTCCAAGCTCATCCTctgaagcaagctccccacagaacaGGACACACCAACGCAGCCAGAACAACAGAtataaaacctgcagacatatctccactgctatgatgatcagcACCCCTCACAAAACATctgtcaagatccatgggtcctacacatgcttatCGTAACATGTGGTgtgcctcatccagtgcactaaatgctccaataacaattatgtgggtgaaaccaaacaatcactatgctcttgaatgaattcacacaggaaaatgataaaagacaaaaacaccctaatgcctatgggtgaacacttttcataaaGTGATCATTCTATATCTGCAAAAAGAGTCTATATCTGACGGCTCAGTCCTTCTCTCAAAGGAAACTTACACAACACCTTCAAGGGATgggcctgggagcttaaattcataatgttGCTAGAtgccaaaaatcatggacttaatagagacattggatttatggcttattatgaCAATCCGTAATCCACTAactaccccaccccccacctccttcctcatGACTGGAGACGTGTTAATGGACATcttatttacactggtataaacctagaataactccattgacttagtCGAGTGAGTCTGGATTTACCACTATAAATACAGCATTTtgcataaaaaaaaacacaacatattCTTATGGGGACAATAACAAAGTTTCATCAATGGACTGTGTTTGTAAAGAAACACAGACAAAATCCATGTTCATAAGAGAAATATAGACACTTTATTCTTGCTGAACAACCTCCACCCAGTGAGTTTCCTCAGGGAAGCTTTGatttccttgttcctcatgctataGATGATCGGATTCATCACTGGTGGCAGTATGGAATAAAGAACAGCCACCATGAGATCCAGACCTGATGGAGAACTGGAGGTGGGTTTCAGATAAGCAAAGATGCCAGTGGAAAGaaacaaggagaccacaatgaggtgagggaggcaggtggaTAGGGCTTTATGCCGACTTTGCTCAGTggggattctcagcactgtttgGAAGATCTGAGTGTAAGAcagaattataaaaacaaaacagcttaaagttaaacatgcacCGAAGATGAGTACCTCGACTTCACCAAGGTATGTGTCAGAGCAGGCAAGCTTGAGTAGCTGGggaatttcacagaagaactgattcACCTCATTGCTGCCACAGAAGGAGATTGCAAATGTGCTCCTCGTGTGCAATGAAGAATAGACAATTAcactgatccaggcactggctgccatttgaacacaagctctcctgttcattatagcctcatagtgcagtggtttgcaGATGGCGACATATCGATCGTATGCCATGACGGTGAGTAAGGCGAAGTCAGATACAGCAAAGAAGACGAGGAAAAAGACTTGGGCGACACATCCAGAATAGGAAATGGACCTGGTGTTCATGAgggaattggccatggatttggggatggtgacagagatggtACCGAGATCTAGAATGGACaaattcatcaggaagaagtacatggggctgTGAAGGTGGTGATCAAGAGCTATGGCTGTGATGATAAGAAGATTCCCTGTCAGGGCTGCCAGATAAAGCACCAGAAACACCAagaagtgcaaaatctgcagctcccgaacatcagagaatcccaggagaaggaactcagttattttggtttggttggacattttcttgcTTAGTTCATGATGTCCTGCatgtggagggaaagagaagggcaaTGGTCAGGATTATACTTAGAGAGAGAGTGACCCTGATTCCCCTCTCCATAATCTCTCATGATGTGAATGTCAAAGGTGCACAGCATTGGTCACTACTATTGACTGGAGTAGCTAGTGTTCCTCACCACTCACAAACAGAGCACTACTCTGCTGTGGTATCACAGGAGTGTAAATTGGCATCGCTCCCTTAAAGTCAATGTAGCTCAGTCAGTTtacatcatctgaggatctggcccaatatgtgGCTTGATCAAATGCAGTATGGAGGATAGAAAAAAGTACAACCCAAATCAAAAATGTTAACCAATGTTTTGCCCCTATTGCTAAGACACCAGGCTCATAACTTGTCCCTGAAACTAAAATGCCCACACAGCCTTATTCCCacttgggtgaccagacagcaaatgtgaaaaatcgagaaggggcgtggggggtaataggagcctatataagtaaaagaaccaaaaatcgAGACATCTGCTGACCCTAATTCCCACTTTACTGGGAAAAGCAGCATAAACTTATCAGGAGTCCCACATGGCAGTTCCTCTGTGATGATTCCATCCCAAAAGCTGATGCCTGTTTACACATTGATTTATGGCACCAAATCGTAGCTGCATTTCCATCTCTGGGCAATGATGGGCTAGTAGCATTGCTCAGTTAATGCTAGGTTGTATTGTTTCCCTCTGTGACTTTATGTCTGTATAGTGTGGGTCAGTGgcagtcaggagacttgggttctactcttggctttgccactgaccttcACTATGACCTGTCACTtctgcctctctttcccctccctccatttctctGTCTTGTCTCCTTTGAATGTAAACTCTTTTGGGGATGGACTGTTTCTTCCTAGGTGTATGTTCTGTGTATGTGTGGACAGTATTTTTGTACAGAGGGCAGCAGTGTGGGACAGAGGCTACGATGGTAGAAGAGGAGAGCTGAGTTCTAGTTCCATTAACCTCCTGCATTTCCTTGGGTAAGATGAAGATAGACAGGCTTTGTCTGGGGCTTCAAATCCCTGGGCTTCAGTTTAGAGAGGTCAGTATGTTTACAACGTATTGTGTGAGCTACCAATTTTGCTACTTACTTAGTTTCACCATCCGGCAGCTACCCCTTTGAAAGACATAAATATGG
Proteins encoded:
- the LOC115639977 gene encoding olfactory receptor 14A16-like, translating into MSNQTKITEFLLLGFSDVRELQILHFLVFLVLYLAALTGNLLIITAIALDHHLHSPMYFFLMNLSILDLGTISVTIPKSMANSLMNTRSISYSGCVAQVFFLVFFAVSDFALLTVMAYDRYVAICKPLHYEAIMNRRACVQMAASAWISVIVYSSLHTRSTFAISFCGSNEVNQFFCEIPQLLKLACSDTYLGEVEVLIFGACLTLSCFVFIILSYTQIFQTVLRIPTEQSRHKALSTCLPHLIVVSLFLSTGIFAYLKPTSSSPSGLDLMVAVLYSILPPVMNPIIYSMRNKEIKASLRKLTGWRLFSKNKVSIFLL